The nucleotide window gaggtaattcttttctttctgaaacacagtgctctctgctgacatcacgagcacagtgctctctgctgacatctctgtccattttaggaactgtccagagcagcatatgtttgctatggggattttctcctactctggacagttcttaaaatggacagagatgtcagcagagagcactgtgcttgtgatgtcagcagagagctctgtgttccaataagaaaatattttcccctgtagtattcagcagctaaaaagtactggaaggattaagattttttaatagaagtaatttacaaatctgcttaacattctggtaccagttgattttaaaaaaaaaaatctaaaaaaaaatgtttctgtccctgccttttgcccatctatccctaaccccctccctgcctttaaatttttttttactatcttagAAATTACTTTTTGTCTACCTgctagtgtgctcacttaccaggcagattTCCCCAGCAAGcgcgacatcactgatgcctgctagggccgacttccacccttagctcatctatacaCCCTTATTTTATCTATACAGGCCATGATTGTTTTCctaaacagtgtacctccagctgtttcaccactacatctcccagcttgccctgacatctattggctgtcaaggcatgctgggagttgtagtggtgaaacaactggaggcaccctgtgttgaaaacaatctaTCTTTGTTATTGCTGCGGCAAAACAACTCTTATAATACCTCAGATCAGACATACCCAAGTGCAGGACACATGCGTCCTGAAGCAGCAGCAGCGCAGCGTGCTACTGTGCGTATAGGCCGGGAGGCGGGACTGGAATGCGAGGCCAGGTAGCCAATGCACGCAGCCCCGGCGTTCACATcgttcgctcccgcctgtctgattgacaggcagggagctaccGCAGGCTGACTGATttcggaccgatgcccggccaggATCGGTTCGAAttcggctgtgacgtcacagcaggctgcagccggccactaggagggggaCCTCTAGTGGTTAGAATTCTAAAGCAAAATGCAATATTTTAACCACCAAAAAAATtattgaagtatattagaaatatgttgtagtacataagtactacaacatatatatatatatatatatatatatatatatatatatatatatataaaaagaaaaaagttcatgacagtgtccatttaaagaaaagcAGAAGAAACCTCATTGGCTGAATAGAAATACATGGACTTGTCTGAGGAATGTTCTGCCATGCTGAATGGACTTGGGCACACAAAGCATCAAGAGCAACATGGCAGCCCTTATCAATTGCTGACCAATAACGTCCTAGATGTGCTTGACGGGAGACAAGTCCGGAGACGCCGCAGGCCGCTTGCAGTAGCACGAGGAACATGTAGTCTGTCATTGTTGTGCTGAAGAGACAATTCAGATAAATGGCTGAAACACCGGCTCCGGCTGGTGTACCTGAAACAAAGACTAGACAGGTCCggctactgtacattataccaccccacaccataatCATTTAAGTAGGACCTGTATGTTGTTACCTCGTGAAGGCATCTTCATGGAATTGCTAACGTGATCTCCAGACCAATCTCCAGCTATCATTGCATCCAATAAAGTGGGACTTATTGCTGGAGAGGATAGACTTCCATGGCCATCTTGCTCTGCCCCATGATAGCCTTTATGAAAAAGGACGTGAGGTCAATGGACACCTGTAGCTGGACATCTGGCTTGTAACCCAATATCGTGCAAGCCCCTTCTGATGGTTTCTATAGACGCTGTTCAACAGCCTAGGCTTGGTATATGACATCCAATATCCCTCCCAGTACAGAATGGATCACTACGTGCCATTGCACATCGCACCGTACTTGATCCCATTTCTCAGGTTTCAGGTGGCCAAAAAAAGCTGCTTTTCCTCCTCAGGAAAAAAAGCACACGTGCaggggtgggcctccagctgctccaaaaaggtccaattagaaaattaaaacttcacctttaatgttgcatgttaaaaacaaaggatatccatagtgaaaaataaaaagaaggaagggaaaccgacgcgtttcgagcctatactggctcttagtcgtggcacctCCTCAGTGATGCTATTTCAATATTGTAAAATATATGCTATATAGGTAACTTAAATTCCCTCCTGAACAAGAGGGCCCCACGAGACACCAATACAGGATGACCACTGCTGAAGGACTCCAACAATGTCACCATCAATGACTCTGACATATTTTTGATTATTAGTGAAAGGAAaggaaagttttatatattttccaACTTCCTGTCACTCAGAAATGATTTTCTTCATAGTTGGGTTGACATTAGTGaccatggtcatgacatcactgtTTAGGACCAGACCTGGTGAAGGAGAGACTGATGAGATCGAGGCCCCTGAGCTGTCAGAACGAAGGCCGACTGGGTGGGCCGATTGTTTCTAATGCTTTGTTCTTAACTCGCAGCCAACGTTCTCCTCTCTAGAGGAGATTTACTGTCTCaggcttcagctgttgaaaagtgACCAAGCTCGGAGGCTGCCAATATCGTCTCTGTGTCCATCCCCTCCAGCTCCGTCTCTCAGGCTTTCCTTTCTGCCTTTAAACTCTTTCGGTAGAGTTCAGGATACTGAGTCATGTCTGAACCTCCATGTTAAGAATGTTGTTTGCATTCTATCAGTTACTCACCTTCCCCGGCTTTAGCAGCTGTTTCTCTGGGGGTCAGCCGTGGCTCCAGCCACCATCCGTGTCCAGTTGCTAGGCAACCAGAGTATGTAATCTTTGACCCTGTGATTCTTGTCATGTGCCGTAATCCTGACAGTTTGGGTTGTGACTCTTCTCTTCATCTGTTTGTTAGGACAAGCGGCACCCCTGGATGAAAATGGGTAAAGGGACTCCAGCTTTCCCAACTTACCTGCAAATTAAAGTACGCCAAGACCATGATCATATTTTTGTTCTTGGATTCTGCTCTTGTTTTCTATTTAACCCTTGATACATATGGTTCCATTCTTGTTATTGACCCCTGTTGCATCCTGACCACGTTCCTGGTGACAACACTTAGAAATCTTCTTTGCTATCCTTCAGATCCCTAGTGCTCCTATTAACAACAAGTAACAATGGAGGCCGTGACCTGGTAATCCGATCAGGAACATTTATACCTCCTAGTGGGGACAAGGGTGTAGACACTGCACCCCCGCACTGAGCCAGTGCTAAACCGACTGTGGCTTAGGGGATTTATTCTGTGATTAATGTTCTTATAGGACCCTACTGTAGGCCGTAATAATCTTTGCAATTATTACATTATGGAACTAACATCAACTAGTCTAATGGTGGCCAGATGCCCTCACCCAACTCTACTGTCTGATACTTGGAGGAACATTGACTCCATTTATCTGTTAGCACCACAAGTAGGAAAATAAGACATCTACATGGGACCTCGAGGCACACTTTATTGTCACTTGTGGtaatattgtggtgtcccagcaccaaaggttgtcctgtggcttcggacttgCTCGGGCAGACCTGTGTTGGGTTGgtgcacaggtgttgggcccacttaAGGACTGGTTATTATTTCTATTGTGTTTAAGCACTTTATGAGaggtttaatatatttttataagtatTATGTTATATGTTGTTTCTATATCTGTTATTTGTATGTGTTTAAGATTTAAAATGTAAGATTTTAATCTTTAAGATTGGGGAGCAGTGCAAGCCCATGTGACCTTgaatgcccaatgggaacccttaaattctgagctttaaagagtagtggggggaggagtttGCTGCAGTCCAGCCCTAGTGCTAAGCagagcacaagtgtggtaaaggtgtgaggtgtggggagaagctctgagggaagGCTCGGAACAAATCTATCTTCTCAAGTCCTATCCAGTCATTCTGCAAGAATCACCCGCATGGAGGAAATTCAAGCCCTGGCAGAGAAAGACccaggaccttgacagaaccctagcaaCTTGGAAcaatctgcaccctgctcagtaaaaggcagttattCGTAACCCTACGTCGGTGTGTTTCTTTATTCCTCGCGTCTGACCGAGGAGAAGTTGTCTCCAACCTTGGActatgtataggctaacggtgccctggcgccACGAAGACCCTGATGAAAACTATATATGTGATGAACATCCATTGGAAAGGTATCTGACAGACATTGTCCCTGGAATAAAGTGGACAGCCCTACTGTACATGAATCTCAAATGAGGCCGTAGCCCAAGACCTTCATCTTCTATTCTATCCAGGTACAGCTCTCTGGAAAAAGTGAAGATCTGGGTTGTGTCACCCGTCATGGACACGCGTTTACAGAAAAATACAGCAGAAGGAACCTGGGTAACAAAAGAATTGTGTTTATCCATTCCTCCTCTCACTGTAAGGATGTTGTAAACTGACTTTTTAACCAAGTCTTAGGCACGATTTGGGAGCCGGCCATCCTATAATAAACATTGACATGCTTGTAGTCAAATATTTACTTAATGCTGTAGAGTAACTTATAATGAGCGGAGCAGAGCTGCTGTATGGACCGAAAGGGCTGAGGGGTCAGGTACCACCACAGCCTACAGAAATAAGGACCCACCGCCCCTCCCATCCATCATCTGCGAGAGATCTATGTGTCATAACTTCCTTGGAAGAACGCCCAACTCCTATCAGTACCAAAATAAGCTTACTTTCAGGTGCAGGCACCTGGCTCCATGGTTGGCCATGCTGGTCTTCAATGCTCTGGCCAACATTGACTGTCAGCAAAGACAAATCTTTATATCCAAGCCTACTTGGCATGGAGGAGTAAGTCCAATTTCAAAACACATTGGGTATCCAATATTATGTCTTCCTTCACAGATGCTGACTTGTGGTCCGCTTGCAGTTACTGCTAATTCTTTTACCAGCAGGTGAGCCCCGTCACGGCATCTGCTTTTCTTCTACGAATTGAAGAGACTCCCCTTCTACATTGCTACAACCAATATTCAAGGATGTGGGACTCCCCTCTTGAGACAAGGGTCTCTATATCTACACGGCGATTTTTGGCATTGTGCTCACATTACAACATCACAAGGCAAACCTATCAGTACTAAGGGAAGCCTACTTTCAGGTGCCGGAATCTGGCTCCATGGTTGGCCTTGCTGTCGTCTCTGGCCAACATTGACTGTCCACAACTCTTCATATGCAAACCTACATGGTGGAGAAGCAAGTCCAGTTTCAAAACACATTGGGTTGCCAACACTATGTCCTCCTCCACAGATGCTGTGTGGATCATGCTTTATGGTGGTTTTACCAATATTGATGTACTGATATATGACTTTCCACCATGTACCCCATGACACTGAAAGTCAGTTCTATGAGTTTCTACATAGCTACATCTTTCCGAATTGACTGAAATGAATACGTCTAGTGATGGTTGCCACACAAGCCATGTATCAAAAATAACGTAGACGAAGAGACTCTTTAATTTGTAGAAGAAAAGCAGATGCTATGTCGTCGCTTGCCCGGTGGTAAAAGAATTagcaggctgcacacacctctcaGTTCTCAACACTAAAGAGAGCATAACTCATCAGTGCAggtcagaaaccacatggtctgtgtctcccaggagggtgggggctgctttcagagagcaacttggacagagaaagagtggatggctggatgatgtaattccctcatgcatgtaagtgacaaccaaagaggggaaactgttctatatagctaatgaatgatatttagacacttTTATAGAGAGGGAAAGTATgcgctatgggtttagttccccggagtacccctttaagcagatagATTTGTTCTAGCTTTGCCCGGCCATGTGCAAGCTCTATCCATCTGAGGTCTCAGGATCTAGGACTATGGTTGGCCGGTATGAAGCTTAAGAAGCTCCACTTCCTATGAGGAGCTCCTGGCTGCCCACACTCCAGCTGCTTCTTCCAAGTAATAAGCAAAAGACGATAAAGTAACTCGATCATCCTCTTTATGACGGAGGCCTCTTATAATGTAGACTGCAGGTCTGTCCGCGGCACGGATATACATGTATACAGCCAGCAGACATCTGCACATTATAACCTATTATCTTTACATCATCATCTCGGTACGTTCAGAGCAATACTGTAAACAAGTGTCTGAAGGGACCGGGTAAATCCGTAAAAATATTTTCTATAAAATCAAACACTTGACGTTGTTACCTGTAAACCGTAGCGCGGCCTCCTGTGACGTCTCCGGAACGGTTTTACGAGCGCAAGATGAGTATCAGCCATGTGTAGATGAGGTCAGGAATATGGATCTGGGCCGAATCATGATCAACGCTAGGGAAATGATCCTAAACAACCCGATACGGGAATAGGAGACAGTCCTAAAACTCCTTACTACTTCTCTGTTGTCATAAGATTTCACCTGTCCATCAAGTTAGGTCAGGGTTCTGTTGGCTAAATATGtttgagatagacagacagacagacagatagctggatagatagatagtggtAGCCCAGAAGCAGTGCAGATGTTTGAGCAGGGGGCGACATCTCCAGGACGTTTGGACCTCCGCTGGACCCTTAAGGGCTTCCACAGGAATCTCTGGCACGTTGTGGTTTGGCACAGTGACCTGGAGGTTGCACGGCAGATGTCGCTGGTAATGGTTCCCTCAcaccctgtataatgtcctgttcAATGGTGTTTTGATGCCTATAATGTTTTAGTAAAGACAGTAGGCCAGGCACCTGTATAAATAAAGAGGACACAACTTTTACTGTGGCCGATCAAGTTCTTCAACTAGTGGAGGCCCAATCTCTTACACAGTAATAGGAGGATGTGGCTGGAGCTTGGGTATCCCACAATCTAAAGTGTTTTAAACTTGTTGACTCCAATCTTGCCCATGTTGTGTCACTTGTCCAATTTGTAAATTCCCTGTCTCTACTCACACTGGAGTTGCAATTCCCAACTGTGGAGTAAAGTCTCTCAAGTTCTGCAGCTTGGGAGACACTTCACCTAAGGCCTGAAGCCTAGTAAGGTCCTAGGGTGACACCACCTAGGGGACACCTCTCTTTGTCTTTCTTTCCGGAGGGACTAAGATGAGACCACAAAGTGGACCATCAGCCCCAAACAGTCCTGAGTATAAGACTAAGTCTTCACAAGTAGAGAtgatacagaaagttaaacatatttgtaaattactattattaaaacatcttaatccttccagtacttatcagctgctgaagttgagttgttcttttctgtctgaccacagtgctctctgctgacacctctgtctgtctagggaactgtccagaggagaagcaaatccccatagcaaacctctcctgctctggacagttcctgagacagacagaggtgtcagcagagaacaacgtaacttcagcagctgataagtactggaaggattaagatttttttaataaaaatagtttacaaatcggtttaactttgtggagaaagctgatatgaaaaaaaagtttgtttgtttttttactggaAAACACCTTTAACCAAGGGCACTTGGCTGCTGCTTACCCTCTTAATTCCTATGAATGCAGTAAAGATGTATTTCATTCAGTCCCACTGCTTCTGCATTTGGGCTTTTGTCAAATAAACAGTGACATCATAAAATGTTCTGTGTGTTGGTGTACATCTGAGGTTGTATTTACCTAATTTAAGGACCATCTAAGGAccggatgtgtttttttttttttaaatgtcctgaTACATAAAATTATAGAATTCATACAGAGTGTATTTTCCTTTTCTCATGACTGTCTTTATTACAGAGGCTAAATCATGAAAACTCCATCACTGTCCAAATACTTCTGAGCTCaactctatgtatatacatatatacatcttcCCGTCTCGGCATCTCCTGGTCTGTAGTGCGGTGATGTCACCCTCTTCATATAAACACATGTCCTGCTTTGTTATAGAACATAATCTGCAGCTATATAAGAGTCTTCACTCAACCCAAGTCCCCGTATACAGGACTCCTAATACTGAGTAATTCAATGAAGATCAAGGAGGGTAAGCAGAACGGAATGTTCCCAAAATGGCTGATATGTCATTGCTGAGCATGGTGGAACCTTGTGACACTGTGTCCATGACTCTCTGAGGGATGACAACATGTCGCGTTATTCATATGTCTGTATTTGGGTGACCTCACTGGTCTCTGTCATTGGCATGATATGAAATTTCCCCCAATAATGGCAAAAAATTCCCTAAGTTAACCTTCCTTTTGCCTCTGATGAGAACCATGGTAACCTCCCCTAATGGACATACACATCTCCCTTGGAACCTTTGGCCATTCCTGGTTACTTTTATGGTATTGATCCTTGACTATCCTGACCATCTCATCTGTAGATATTCCTCACTGTGTCCCAAGCAGAGCACCGGCCATCAATGATCACCTACACCGGAGGCCATAACCCGTTCATCTGACAGGATGTCCAAGTCTGTACCTCTGTGATGGGGTTAACAGTGAAGAACAAGGCCATCTCGTAGTCTCCATTCTTTGTTCGAAACCTAATAGATCTTGTTGGCCGCCAGACAGGTAGAATTTACAACCAAGAGCCTTGAGTCTTCCTCGAGTTGTCCCCCCGATGATACTACGAGCAGTAACAGGTAGCAGTGAGAAGAATCTGACCGTGCAGAGACGTGAAATCCTCAAGGTGGAGATGACAGCCCTCATCTGTTTTTCATTTTCTACTTTATTATACGTGAACTAAATTGGCCTCAACGCCGCCTGTGTCTGGTCTTGGGTATAAACTCATTGGGGCCTTTTATCCTGAGCATAGTACATGTCACAGATGATTTATAGAGATATAATATGTGTATACCATTACCTATTCATCCAGTCAGGCCTCCATTTATCTTCTTCTATGAGGTGCCGCCCCACCATAACAACTGCTATGAGGTCCAGCAATACCCcacccattggaaaaaaaaactaaaaactggaCTAATACAATTACAGATGACTCTAAAAGTCCTCTATACATAGTATCAATGAGGCTTGGTATTGTTGTTCACCTAATTTGTAGGGTTCCTGATGGTGGAGCCTCTTACATCCCTTGGGTGAAACTGTCCTATAGGTTCTATTTCTCTTCCATATGGGTGACATAGCTTCTCCTCTCTTTATTCAAAAGAAAATTCATAAATGAGTGGGAGTGGCCAGAATGTAGTCCCACCCTTCTTTAAGGAACGAAGAGGATTGGTAGTGGTCAGCAAACTCTAGATCTTTCCGTCCTGAGAT belongs to Hyla sarda isolate aHylSar1 chromosome 13, aHylSar1.hap1, whole genome shotgun sequence and includes:
- the LOC130297252 gene encoding uncharacterized protein LOC130297252 isoform X3, which codes for MTRITGSKITYSGCLATGHGWWLEPRLTPRETAAKAGEGYHGAEQDGHGSLSSPAISPTLLDAMIAGDWSGDHVSNSMKMPSRDKHRGTNTDGVWTAHFTPRKTGNSIITAGRGTSIALFVNKLPTPPCSSAGRFTQVFTGRDYSRTSLIRLLLEERNNVSGGFWT
- the LOC130297252 gene encoding uncharacterized protein LOC130297252 isoform X1 is translated as MTRITGSKITYSGCLATGHGWWLEPRLTPRETAAKAGEGYHGAEQDGHGSLSSPAISPTLLDAMIAGDWSGDHVSNSMKMPSRGTPAGAGVSAIYLNCLFSTTMTDYMFLVLLQAACGVSGLVSRQAHLGRYWSAIDKGCHVALDALCAQVHSAWQNIPQTSPYKHRGTNTDGVWTAHFTPRKTGNSIITAGRGTSIALFVNKLPTPPCSSAGRFTQVFTGRDYSRTSLIRLLLEERNNVSGGFWT
- the LOC130297252 gene encoding uncharacterized protein LOC130297252 isoform X2 — translated: MTRITGSKITYSGCLATGHGWWLEPRLTPRETAAKAGEGTPAGAGVSAIYLNCLFSTTMTDYMFLVLLQAACGVSGLVSRQAHLGRYWSAIDKGCHVALDALCAQVHSAWQNIPQTSPYKHRGTNTDGVWTAHFTPRKTGNSIITAGRGTSIALFVNKLPTPPCSSAGRFTQVFTGRDYSRTSLIRLLLEERNNVSGGFWT